The DNA region AAAAATAATGTACCAAAAGTTGTCCCAGAATCCAATTCTCTATTTtcccaaagaaaaaaagtttCAAGGATAAGACAGATTAGTATCATGACCAAATGTCAAAAAACAAAGGTCAGACAATTCTTAGATCagaaaaaataatgtgtttcAATCAATGAAGCTATACTTGAGGGGTAttaaaaaagaacataaatgcAAAGCAATACATCTAACAGTTACATTCTATTTTGAAGATGTTGAGAAAAGCTGAATTGGGacaaataaaaaagtacatgCATAGATATGTGTAGCTCATTTATGAGGACTGACCTTCATTAATGCTAGTTCGTTTTTCTTGGGGGGGCATGATTCAGTTCTTGCCTTTCTGAATGCAAGCAGATAGCAGGGGAGCTAAAAGGTAAAAAACCAACAATTAAGCATGtgaagaaaggaagaacaatacaataatagatcttggcttataaaaaaaacactataaTAATATCTAAACGTAAGAGGAAATAGCAGATTTTCACCAGTTGTTGCCAGCAATGTTGCTGAAATTTGTCGTGCCAGAGATTGAAAGATATGAGAACAAGAGAGCAACTCATATCAGAGAGCAACTTTGGGGCAAAGCATCTGAAACAATATTGAAACAAACAGTTTATGAAACTCACTATAAGTTATATGAAGTAATTTCTAACCGACAAAACAGTTGAGCATCGAGTGTAGTGTAAATACTAAGCTGAAAAATGTGGGAAAAAGGCAATATAAATGAACCTCGGTTCACAAACAAACCTTCCACGCATCACCACAGAcagatgaggaggaggaggagcagtagcAGCACGTGCAACCACCTCCCATACTGGTGCAGGTATTCTGACCTTCCCTTCCTGCACCAGCAGTAGGAAGCATTTCATTGATTGCTATTCAGAATCTTCATATACACCTCCATCATCAGAGAACTCATCAAATGATCTCATATCAAGCTGGTAACGCAAGATACCCCCTATCCCACCAAAACCTCTGCAAAACTGTGAGCCTTCTTGTGACTTATTGGTGACAAACTCAAGAGTGCAACCAAACCGTCTGTATTCATTTGCAAACCACTCCAACAGGGacaacttttcctgaacctcatAATCAGCAGAGCTCACGGGATCCCTAAAATTGCTCTGGTCGGCATCCTCTGCCTTGTTATAGTGCTTAATGACAATCTCACCAGTAACATTGTTTTTTAAGACATACCTATTCATATCCAAATTTTCCCACACAATAAGTGTCTCAACAGCACCCATCTCCAAAGCTTTAAGGGTATCATCCACACCAAAAACATACTTTCCTGTATCTTGGCTGATTTCCTCAAAGTATTTTCCGATCAATCTTTTCTCCTGAATAAACTTTACATTGGCCAGAATTTCAGCAGATAGTTCAATAGCCTGATTAAACCCATTCTCCCCTCCATAAGATACATCTACAACATTAAGTATTTTTGCCTGAAGTCGAGGATCAAACATATCTGACTGACTAAGCTCAGTTTTGAAATCAGCTGACCCAGCAAGTATCAAACCTGAAACATTGGGCTGGCTGGTAGCAGGGTTAATATAAAACTGGGTGGCGAGCTCTGCAGTCTTCCTCACATAGTTATGACGCTTCTCCATGCGAAGACGGGCAAACCGTAGAGCTGATTGCCCTCCTCGTCCATGCTTCTTCGGGAGATCAACGCTAAACTTATGAAGCACCTCTCTTGTATTACCACTCAAGGTTCCAAACAGAGTGCCATTTCCATCCATGACAATAAAGCCAAACTTGTCATCAGATTCCAGGAGCTCGTTCAAAGCTTCAGTGTGAAACTTATTGTCACAAAGATAGAGAGACGCATTGATTGGTCTGAAAGGCTCAAAATCAATGGTGACCTTCTTTTCCTTCCCATCTTCAGTCACAATTGTTCCAGTATACAAAACAAGCCCATTCGGAGGAACCTTGTTGTAAAGCTTAAGCCTTTGCTGTGCAGAAGTGATGGCACCAAGCACAGACTGTCGATTCACTCTGCTTTTGATGTTTGAAGCAGTTCCAAACTCATCACCAAGCATCTTGGTAACACGAGCCACTTGATCACGTGGAGGCATAATAAGGGAAATCATACTCGTCCCATTTCCTCTAGCAGCCTCAAGAGCCTTGATCAATTTCTTGATTTTCCATACCTCAATGTTCTTATCAGTCTCATGAGCATCCACCATTTTCAAACGGTGACAGGCCAACAACctttaaataaataagaaagaCAACAAATAAGACATGTCCACAGAGATGAAATTAGGGAAAACATGAAGTTGATGTTTGGTTGAACAATATAAATCAAACATAAAAAGTAGATTATACCAATACCAGGGGGgaaataattcaattaaaataaaaacacctGAACATAAAGAtataattcaataaaaatttacACTTGAACATCAAATCATGCTGCTAATTCGCTAATCACAGATCACCATCATGGCTTCAATCCTTCAAAAACTAGAAAATTAACATAgcaattcaatgaagaaagcaACAGAAAGATGCAACACACAAGATTCCATTTTTTACATCAAGATCATGCATTAGATTATAAAGTAACAATATTAAGATTCAATACAGGTTTCCATCCACAATTTTCCCTCATAAAATTCCAATCCCCACCCCCTAAATATATCCCAACTTAATCCACAAAATTCTCACATAAACTAATATAAACACACAGGTTCTTAGCCTCTCAGGTGCAAACATATTAAAATCACAATATAAAACTGCAACAAGACCCTTTTTTTATCATTCTGCTTGGTTGTTACCTTCTCTCTCATGCCAAGTTGCCCATAAAATATTAACACCAAATTAAATCAACACAAAACAGAGCATTTAACATCAACCCCAGATAAAAACACCTcataaaaatcataataaataGCTAATTTTAATGATCATGAAACCAGTACCGAGAACATGAGAATCCATAAGCAATCACAGCATTTAAAAGCAATAAAAAAACGATCTATGAATATAAAACAATAGATGCATGAGATCAACAGTTTAAATTTGCAGAATCGGTGATTTGATTGGAATCAGAGAGAGGGAGATTACCCTTTTGAGGCGGCGCAGAATTGAGAGGTGGCCGCGAAGGAAGAAGGTGCGTTGCGTGCCCTAGCTGAAATCTGAAATGGTCTGTGTGTGATGAGGATGAAGGAAGCGTGGGTTCTCAGCAGAGTTTATATTGTGTGATCATGTGATGACACGACATATCAATATATCATATCATACGACGCTGTTTGGTTTGATTTTTATTGAATGGCGGTGGGGGAAAAAAACTGATTTTCCATTTAGATCCAACACTATGCCGCCATTTTTCACTTATTGAGTATAtagcccagtttggaagagcttatttgagcttatctgataacataagctcttatgtcagtgtttgggagggcttatgcaaacaCCTTATGAcatattttcagcttattttcataagctactcaagatagcttatgaaaaacaacttatgcttatatacaacttatttttaatgtatttcaataaatttttaaaaaatagtttatgaataagcgcttatgtcataagcgcttatgactaTAAgggcttaattaagctgttttttcaAACGGGCCTAGTATAGTGGTCACTACATTAAGCATTTGTATGTTGCATCATGCATGATGTTATTAATATTTAAGAGTATAGGACATAGTTAATGTGAATACATACCCACACCCATGAGAAAGCAAAGATTCACATAAAAAGTTACGAGTATTTTGGATTAAAGATTCCTAAGTGTATTTATGTCAActcaattgtaacaaaaaaaaattgtaacaaATTTAGTTTAGTTAAAAGTGGATTtcctttaattttgaattttttaaaaataaaattgttgaAAGAGACATGTAACTGTATTTCAAACGGATAGCGAATTTAGTTAAGGACAAAAAAATGTTAATCTAAAAAATAATTCTTATTTAAATAATGCTATTAGAAAGTAGGTTTAGAATGTAAAAGCAACAGGTTGTTTGAGAAAACTCGACTGAACTCATAAATATTACTTAGGGTGCATAAAGTCAGTTTTAGGCATACACTCATGGAGATTAGAAAAACTCAAACAAGTTGATACAAAGTTACACTTTccttctttgcttcaaaacagAGAAGAGCGGCAACTAAAACAGTCTTCTATCCAACATTAGTTACTTCTATAAGACAAGAGTTCTTAATGGAAAGGAACAATTACCTATTATATCTGATTTGCTGCCAATACCCAGAAAAGATGGTATTCAGACTCCATTGGGACAAGAGCACATTCGAGAGCAGGGGATATTGCAAAAAGAGTGAAATTAATTGTTATCCACTAAcgttaatccaaacatgctcaTGTTATGGTGTTGGAAAAGTAAAATGTACCTTTCAAAGCAAACACATATTAAAAGATCGAGAATAATGAAATGCATTAATGTAAAGATTTTTTATACAGTGAATCGTTATGATTAGTTAACATTGTAAAAGTTTTTTATAAGTGCAATTTGTCCAAGTATTTCCAAaagaattgattttttaattataaatttattttttcaacttttaaCATGTTTGTCTAagcttttaaaaataattatttaagaaaatgaaataatttgaaaaaaaaattgattagttTATACAAAGAGCTATTGTGATAGATAAGAgaggaaattaaaattaaatttttttttggatggCTCAAATGACCACTCGGCCTATCATCACCCTATTCGGTCCAACTGACTCAACCAATTGAATACGCTAGCCGGCCAAGACTATTATGTACAGTACTTTGACACTTCTAAAGAACTAGCTCAACATAATTGCTAGATTGCGACCAAATTTGTTTGAGCAAAGGTTAATACTTTAATGTTACCTAAGTGACAGGCTCGAAAACAATAATATACTTCAACCATTGAACACTTCGATCGTTGTAAATAGGAGTTTGATCATGGGGCGTTACTCATTTTACTCTAGTATTAAGTTTGATCACACTTTAAGGGGGGCGCACGTTACTCGTTTTACTCTATTATTTATATGAAGGAAGATAAGGATGAAGTGCGAGTGAGATGATTTGCAAACTCGTATTTATAGGTTACCGATAAAGTTTTCCAAGATATTTATATGTTACCGACAGTTTTGTCGTCGGTaatgaatttttgaattttttaatgcCCACCAAGTTTTTGGTTGGCTggaatttcaaattttgaaattacCGGCAACATTATCCATTGGTAAAATCTTCaataataatttttcaaaatttttaaaGCATGCCAAGTTATTGGTATGCGACATTTTCGAATCTTGAAGTTACTGACGATTTTTTCCGTCAATAAAACCGTCAATAATAATTTTTTGCTTTTTTAAAGCCAGTCAAATTATTGGCAGGCATCAATTCCAAAATTTGAAATTACCGACGTTTTCTCCATCGGTAATTTGACAGGAACTaatcttgtaaaaaaaaaaatattactgtCAAATTACCGACCACTTTTTCTCTCGGtaacttaatatttaaaacaaacGTTACTGATAGCATTGTCGGTAAAACAAGATTTTGCGACGGTTTTGAGACTGTTACCAATTCAATGTTTTCTTGTAGTGCACCACATTGGACCAGAGTGAAGACTTTGCTCGATTTATGGAAGATCAATTAACGTTGATTTTGGGGATTTCATTAAACTCATTCCTAATACCATGGTGGATAATGTCACAAATAGCTTCAATATCCATTCTAGGAAAATCAGAAGTTCTTGAAATGCCACAATCAGAACCTACGGGAGCTCCATCTCACCAAGAGAAGGAAATTGGAAACCAAATTCCAATTCTTGGGCTTTTTCAAACGCCTACAACATCAAGTTAGAGAAATTTGTGTAAGTTAATCATACTAAAGCATTCAAATGGATCTTAAGATTTCATAGTCTTCACATAATAAGAATGATAGTAGATTACTAACCTTTATCCATGATGTGTGAAACTGATCTTCTTGAAGTTGTTGTAAAATGTTCTTGATCAGTGATGGAGAAACTCTTCTATCTCCTTCACTTTCCTTATATGCTCAATCTTTAGTGatgaaaattataaaatcaaACTATTATAGGTAGAGTCAAGGACAATGTTTTAGTCCTTCAACATGCTAATAATGCTCCCATCAAGCACTATTTATAGACTCTTTACCAAGAGTCATTTCCTTTCATTCAAAGAGCCACACCTCTTCATTTAAATGTCAAATAATATATCCTTTCATATGAGACATTTCTTACAATTTGTGCATGCATCATACATGCATAGAAAAGAAGATTCTCAAACTACAATTCGTCATAGGGAAAATTTTGTCCGCCATGAGCGAGCTGAAGAATAACACAAGGACAAAAAAAGGGGTTAAACTGTGTCTGTGTAAACTCCTAATTGTTCACAACTAAAAATTCCATTTTCAGATTATTCTTGTATTTCTTCATAGATAATTGCAATGGACAATTGTGATGAATAAGTTGCAAGAAGGTAAAGAGAAACACACATTATTTTATTCTAGTTCACCCAACGCAAGCTACATTCGGTCCTTGGCCTCATCCAAGTTGTTCACTATTACAAGTATTAGTAGGATTTCTCATTTTACATGTATTTTCACGACTTCTCCTAAGTATTCTTTAATCCAGTCTCTTCAAGTTATTGAGTATTCTTAAAGACTCCATCTAATCTAATCAAGTACTCTTTTGCCACAATCTCTCCGGACTCTATGTAGTATCTTTTTGCCACAACTTCTCAAGACTATATTGAGTATTCTTTTGTTAAAACCTCTCTAAACTCCGTTACCGAAAAACATTTGTTAGAAGACACGTACAACCGCCGATTTCTCAAATTGAGACTAACCTCATTTGCacttcattaaataaaaaaaatccaccCCAACCTATTTTCACCGGCACGAGTGAACTCATCGGACGCGCGACTCAGTTGGGGCTCTGACACACTCGGtgactcactcactcactcactcaccatTGGACACAAAACTACAAATCGAAGCAACTACGCAAACTCCGTCTTTTCCTGCAAAGCACAGATCTCATCTCAGAGATTCTCTACGCTACTCACACTCTGCAAGAGATggcaaaaacaacaacaacaccatcGTCTTCAAGCGACGAATCATCGAAGCAGCTGAAGCGTAAGAAGAAGCAGGGTTTGGGTTGGATAGAATGGTTCAGAGGATGGTTCGAATTGGTCTACGAAATGCTGTTCCAGCGAATCATGGCGAGTCACTTGCACAACCCCATGCCTCTTCCACCTCTCACTGACCTCACCTGCATTGTCACTGGTTCCACCAGTGGCATTGGACTCGAAATCGCCAGGTTCCATTTcctttttgttttgatttttcgtTTAAGATATTTCTGGTGGTAAGTAAATCAtgggtttttgtttttgaatcaaaaaattATTGCTTTTGGAACTGGGGTTGCTTGATTTTGGAGAAAGGGGCAATTTTTAGTGGTGGGCATGAGAGTTCAATGTTTTTTGAGTTAATGATATGTGGGAGAATTTGTAGGATGATATTGCATTAATCTTAGTGATGAACTATGCTGTTTTGGTTCCTGTGTTTAGGTGATTAGAGAGACATGTGAGTTTGGGAGTTTGACACTGCAGTTTCATCTATATTGTCAGCTTTGTTGCTATTTAAGGTGAGCTGATTAATAACTaggaaggttttttttttctcattcctATCATGCAGGCAATTGGCACAATCAGGAGCCCATGTTGTTATGGCAGTGAGGAACTTAAAGGCGGCTCAGGAGTTGATCCAGAAATGGCAGATGGACTCTGCAGGATTGGGTGTTGCACTCAATGTTGAGGTAATGCATATGTCCTATACTCATTATTGTGTAACTAACATCAAACTGGTACTCTAGGAACAGGCTTTGTTAAATTTTACACTCCCTCCGTTTCATGTTAACTGTCTGAGTAAAAACACACATTAAGAAATGCAGTTACTATTGTCAGTAACTTTTAAATACagattatttgttttcctattttccCTTTAAAGTGTATTTTTATCTCGTCTCATTTATTCTTTCATAAGGGCattatatggaaaaacatcaattaatgctctcttggaATTTTAAGTAGATTTAAACAAacaattttctctctctctaagtggaCACTTAATATGAAACAGAGAGAATATGATTGAAGGAAATTTTTTATTGTTGCTTTGTGTGTTTGGATTAGTTTATTTTGATATggggaaaacttcttttttctaATGTTAAAGAGAGCCTTTGGTTGAATAGCTCCTTTTGAGTGCAAAATAAGTTCAATTCATATATGTGTCAGCTGCTAGGATTACTTCTGGATTGACATTTGCTTTTGGCTTGTCAAGGCGATGGCGGTTGATCTTCTATCATTGGATTCTGTCGCGAGGTTTGCTGAAGCATGGAATGCACGCTGTGCACCCTTGCATGTTCTCATTAATAATGCTGGAATTTTTTCCATTGGAGGTTGGTATTTTTTATGAAACAATGTTGGTGCTGAATTTTgatctttatttttctatcattCTGAACCTGCAACAGGTCCAAGTTCTGGCTTTCTCTTTTCATGGTTCTGGGATCACATGTTGAAATATACTAACTTTTGTCatcttttgtttttaaaaaagttaTCAGGGATAGTAGTGATAGGTACTTCAGATTGGTTATCTTTGAATACAAACGTAATTAACCCACCATCTTGTTTTTGTTCTTATCCAGAGCCACAGAAGTTTTCAAAAGATGGTTATGAAGAACACTTGCAAGTGAATCATCTTGCTCCTGCTTTGCTTTCAGTACTTCTTTTGCCATCCCTTATTAGGGGTTCTCCTAGTCGAATCGTTAATCTGAACTCCATTgtaagactttttctatttgacttttttttagtCAAATTATTACTTTTGAATTTATGTACTATCCTACtatcaatatattttatttgcttGATGTTTGTTTGATTGATTCAGAATTTATTGCTGGCTGGTTTTTATGCCTTGATCTCCAGAAAATGTACTCAATTATGCGTCtgattttctttattcataaagAATTTGGAACGATTTGAATGTCACATTGCTATCTAGTACCAGTCCTTTGTAATTTTCTGTGTCGCTCTAGGATGAGGGTAAATGATTTCAGAATTCAAATGTAATAGCAAACTACATGCTGTGAAGGGTTAAGTTGGTTTAGGTggcattttctttttctgtttagTAGGATTACTTGTCCTGAATTTTAGATGTGCTTTCCCTCATTGTTTTCTATTAACTTTTTGTTTTATGTTAGAAAAAAGTATAATGGAATATGCAGTCTTTTGCCTCAAGTTAGATCATTTGGTGCTTTGAgttactttcttttcttttccttattCAGAAAATTAATGTCAGAAGTTAAAGTTCTACTGTGTGGTACACTCTACACACCTTCAATCTTTGTTTGACAATTTGATTAGCTAAAAACAGCAATGTCATCGTACTCCTCCAAGATTTCTTGCTATGCAGTGCCATAACTATAGGACCCTTTGTTTCGTTATGCAATGATGTTTCTGAGAGCACCTTAAATTTAGAAAATCTGAATTTAAAACTGGTTTATTTTGACAATGTCACTAGTACTTGAAATTTGAACTAATGAAGAAAAGAATACAACATGAAACTGGCTGATAAAATAGTTAATAGAACGTCAAAATGAAGTCTGGAAGTTCCTGAAAAAATAAGAATTCATAATTTTCCGAAAAGAAATATTGCTCAGTGCAGTCAAATGGGTTTTCCATCTATGACAGGATTTGGAGATTCCTCTTAAGTCTTAACATGCTTCATTTAGCTAAGGACATCAAAGCTTACATTGAAGGGTGGAGTAACTTCGGGTGTCTGAGAAAAAGATGCAGAAGCTTTTCTAAATTTTGGTTTCCTCTTCTCCTGTGTTTTCCCCCCCATGTTTTCCCGTTAAGCTCTGTAAACTATAaaggcttcttcttctttttcttgttgTTATAAAGGGTTATGCAGAGggcttttttttaatgaaatagttaattcttttaagaaaaaaataaataaagtcaGATGCCCTATCAATGACTGTTTTTCAAGGAATTAAAACTCAGATGATTTATAAAAGGAAAACTTTTGAAACAGGTAATTAGTTTAAGAAATACGAGTCTTGTATTGATGTTTGACTGGTCTTTAAAATcccttttttattattatatttctgCTTAATTGTACTATGATTTTATATACTGTTGAGTGCTGATTACTTTACCATTATCATTATAGTGAAGTTATCATTCTAGAGAATTGagaatgtttttaattataattaaccTCTAGCGTTTTTTAAT from Lotus japonicus ecotype B-129 chromosome 2, LjGifu_v1.2 includes:
- the LOC130738637 gene encoding eukaryotic peptide chain release factor subunit 1-3-like yields the protein MVDAHETDKNIEVWKIKKLIKALEAARGNGTSMISLIMPPRDQVARVTKMLGDEFGTASNIKSRVNRQSVLGAITSAQQRLKLYNKVPPNGLVLYTGTIVTEDGKEKKVTIDFEPFRPINASLYLCDNKFHTEALNELLESDDKFGFIVMDGNGTLFGTLSGNTREVLHKFSVDLPKKHGRGGQSALRFARLRMEKRHNYVRKTAELATQFYINPATSQPNVSGLILAGSADFKTELSQSDMFDPRLQAKILNVVDVSYGGENGFNQAIELSAEILANVKFIQEKRLIGKYFEEISQDTGKYVFGVDDTLKALEMGAVETLIVWENLDMNRYVLKNNVTGEIVIKHYNKAEDADQSNFRDPVSSADYEVQEKLSLLEWFANEYRRFGCTLEFVTNKSQEGSQFCRGFGGIGGILRYQLDMRSFDEFSDDGGVYEDSE
- the LOC130738639 gene encoding dehydrogenase/reductase SDR family member FEY-like yields the protein MAKTTTTPSSSSDESSKQLKRKKKQGLGWIEWFRGWFELVYEMLFQRIMASHLHNPMPLPPLTDLTCIVTGSTSGIGLEIARQLAQSGAHVVMAVRNLKAAQELIQKWQMDSAGLGVALNVEAMAVDLLSLDSVARFAEAWNARCAPLHVLINNAGIFSIGEPQKFSKDGYEEHLQVNHLAPALLSVLLLPSLIRGSPSRIVNLNSIMHHIGFVDADDMNMTSGKRRYSSMMGYSNSKLAQIMFSSILHKRLPAEAGVSVLCVSPGIVQTNVARDLPKIVQTGYRLIPYFIFNAQEGSRSALFAATDPQVSEYCELLKADEWPVCGFISQDCRPANPSEEAHNTETSYEVWEKTLEMIGLPSDVVEKLLEGEEVKSRYGQEQ